In a single window of the Xylanimonas protaetiae genome:
- a CDS encoding DUF2142 domain-containing protein, producing the protein MGSKLGRGRVTRVTAGLALIAAALLTVVAWSTSSPVGSFPDEDFHLASIWCPSLTGEVCNVNHPTTGRTEVEIPKRLRQPWFCYGVSTDESAACSFDVGDGTEWWGRVNDGEYLGIYYTVLHNLVGPNVFRSVVAIRLFNGTLAVLLIGAIAALLPQGGRRWMALSVLPVSVPFVVSLISSVNPSSWAVSGTIAAWFSLNGALRAPERWRRVALGSLGIVGAAMAAVARADAAAFLVVMLCAVVALNFYRSRRWVIPAVCAVAVVILAAIGFLGAANSGSIQSGFGSHPIGSGEVDPATGLPMPPYSRLLSTLFALPAIQLEFFSQLAQGVQAPSLVYVFMVATAGGVFFAGLRTMNLRKAVALSGTMLVYVAIPIYFLQLSSGYQSRYTLPLVPVILAIAVSRAADSGWSIRLTRTQAASAYILIVVAHSVALHTFIRRYVTGLDVLQLNLNAQVEWWHAGPSPMATWLVGSLAFAALGFPLVHGSGRQAPGGDVAGEKALRLPATESVR; encoded by the coding sequence ATGGGTTCGAAGCTCGGGCGTGGACGCGTCACGCGCGTCACGGCCGGGCTTGCCCTCATTGCCGCGGCGCTGCTAACCGTCGTCGCATGGTCGACATCGTCGCCTGTCGGGTCCTTCCCCGACGAGGACTTCCACCTGGCAAGCATCTGGTGCCCGTCGCTGACCGGCGAGGTCTGCAACGTCAACCATCCCACCACGGGCCGCACCGAGGTGGAGATCCCGAAGAGGCTACGTCAGCCGTGGTTCTGCTATGGCGTGTCGACCGACGAGTCAGCCGCCTGCTCGTTCGACGTCGGCGATGGAACCGAATGGTGGGGCAGGGTCAACGACGGCGAGTACCTCGGCATCTACTACACCGTGCTTCACAACCTGGTCGGCCCGAACGTCTTCCGGTCGGTAGTCGCGATCCGACTTTTCAACGGGACACTCGCTGTCCTGCTCATCGGAGCGATCGCCGCGCTGCTGCCGCAGGGCGGGCGGCGGTGGATGGCATTGTCAGTCCTACCCGTCTCCGTCCCTTTCGTCGTCTCGCTCATCAGCTCCGTCAACCCGTCAAGCTGGGCAGTGAGCGGCACGATTGCCGCGTGGTTCAGCCTCAACGGCGCGCTCCGAGCGCCGGAACGATGGCGACGCGTCGCCCTTGGGAGCCTCGGCATCGTTGGCGCGGCCATGGCGGCGGTAGCACGCGCAGATGCCGCGGCGTTCCTGGTGGTCATGCTGTGCGCCGTCGTTGCCCTCAACTTCTACCGATCACGGCGATGGGTGATTCCTGCGGTGTGTGCAGTCGCCGTCGTGATCCTCGCCGCGATCGGATTCCTCGGCGCCGCCAACTCAGGTTCCATACAATCCGGGTTCGGATCACACCCAATTGGATCCGGCGAAGTCGACCCCGCGACCGGGCTGCCGATGCCCCCGTACAGCCGGCTGCTGTCAACGCTCTTCGCTCTTCCCGCGATACAGCTCGAGTTCTTCTCGCAACTCGCGCAGGGGGTCCAAGCACCATCGTTGGTGTACGTGTTCATGGTGGCCACCGCCGGGGGCGTCTTCTTCGCGGGCCTCCGCACAATGAACCTGCGCAAGGCCGTCGCGCTCAGCGGGACCATGCTGGTCTACGTGGCAATCCCCATCTACTTCCTCCAGCTCTCGTCCGGCTACCAGAGCCGCTACACCCTGCCGCTCGTCCCCGTCATTCTCGCCATTGCGGTCTCCCGCGCTGCCGACTCCGGATGGTCGATCCGACTGACGCGAACGCAGGCCGCCTCCGCCTACATCCTGATCGTGGTGGCCCACTCCGTTGCCCTGCACACATTCATCCGTCGGTACGTGACAGGCCTCGACGTGCTGCAGTTGAATCTCAACGCACAAGTCGAGTGGTGGCACGCCGGCCCGTCCCCGATGGCGACCTGGCTGGTCGGCTCGCTGGCGTTTGCCGCCCTCGGCTTCCCGCTTGTACACGGCAGCGGACGCCAGGCGCCGGGCGGGGACGTCGCTGGCGAGAAAGCCCTTCGTCTTCCCGCGACGGAGTCGGTCAGGTAG